One Halodesulfovibrio sp. DNA window includes the following coding sequences:
- the rpsJ gene encoding 30S ribosomal protein S10 produces the protein MTTVSSDRIRIKLKAYDYRILDKAVAEIVDTARNTGAGVAGPIPLPTNIHKFTVNRSVHVDKKSREQFEMRIHKRLMDILEPTQQTVDALGKLSLPAGVDVEIKL, from the coding sequence ATGACAACTGTTAGCAGTGATCGTATCAGAATCAAGCTTAAAGCTTACGATTACCGCATCCTTGATAAGGCTGTGGCAGAGATCGTTGATACGGCGCGCAACACGGGTGCAGGGGTTGCTGGTCCAATCCCACTCCCAACAAACATTCACAAGTTCACGGTCAACCGTTCTGTACACGTAGACAAAAAGTCTCGCGAGCAGTTCGAAATGCGCATCCACAAGCGTCTTATGGATATCCTTGAGCCTACTCAACAGACCGTTGATGCTCTTGGAAAGCTCAGTCTACCTGCTGGCGTGGACGTTGAGATTAAACTCTAG
- the rplD gene encoding 50S ribosomal protein L4 produces the protein MAVVKLYDQNKAEAGEITLAPEVFEVEVKPEILNLVVRAQRAAKRAGTHAVKGRSDVSGGGAKPWRQKGTGRARAGSSRSPIWRGGAVTFGPQPRDYGFKVNKKVRRLAIKMALSSRLAGENLMVVNGIELSEVKTKLMAGVTEALGLNKALIIAKDLDEKLVLSARNLPGITVQSVEQLNVYDVLRHKQLVLLEGAVESVQERLK, from the coding sequence GTGGCTGTTGTAAAATTATACGATCAGAACAAAGCAGAAGCCGGTGAAATCACCTTGGCTCCTGAGGTGTTCGAGGTCGAGGTAAAACCCGAGATCCTGAACCTTGTTGTACGCGCTCAGCGTGCAGCTAAGCGTGCAGGCACCCACGCAGTAAAGGGCCGCTCTGATGTTAGCGGCGGTGGCGCTAAACCTTGGCGTCAGAAAGGTACCGGCCGCGCACGTGCTGGTTCCTCCCGTTCCCCAATCTGGCGTGGTGGTGCTGTGACTTTTGGTCCTCAGCCCCGCGACTATGGGTTTAAGGTAAATAAAAAAGTTCGTCGCCTTGCTATTAAAATGGCTCTTTCTTCCCGCCTCGCCGGTGAGAATCTTATGGTCGTTAATGGCATCGAACTGTCTGAAGTAAAGACAAAGCTCATGGCTGGTGTTACCGAAGCACTCGGTCTGAACAAAGCACTCATCATTGCAAAAGACCTTGATGAAAAGCTCGTTCTTTCCGCGCGTAACCTTCCTGGTATCACTGTACAGTCCGTTGAGCAGCTGAACGTTTACGATGTGCTCCGTCATAAGCAGCTTGTTCTGCTTGAAGGCGCAGTTGAATCCGTTCAGGAACGACTGAAGTAG
- the rpsS gene encoding 30S ribosomal protein S19, which yields MPRSLKKGPFVDDHLLRKVEKAQESGDRRVIKTWSRRSMILPEMVGLTFAVHNGKKFIPVFVTENMVGHKLGEFSPTRTYYGHAADKKSKAKR from the coding sequence ATGCCTAGGTCTCTTAAAAAAGGTCCTTTTGTCGACGACCATCTTCTCCGAAAAGTTGAGAAGGCTCAGGAAAGTGGCGATCGCCGCGTGATCAAGACTTGGTCCCGTCGTTCCATGATTCTTCCTGAAATGGTAGGCCTTACCTTTGCGGTTCACAACGGCAAGAAATTTATCCCTGTATTCGTGACTGAGAACATGGTTGGTCACAAATTGGGTGAATTCTCCCCGACCCGCACTTACTACGGCCATGCTGCCGACAAAAAGAGCAAGGCTAAACGCTAG
- the rplV gene encoding 50S ribosomal protein L22 — MQAQATAKFVRVSTRKTRLVAKNIVGLPVEDAVNILKFTPNKGAAVINKVLHSAIANAEQVPGSDVDALVVKQVIVNEGPTWKRFMPRAQGRATRILKRTSHITVILEES; from the coding sequence ATGCAAGCTCAAGCAACCGCCAAGTTCGTACGCGTTTCTACACGCAAAACCCGTCTTGTTGCTAAAAACATCGTGGGTCTGCCAGTAGAAGACGCTGTAAATATCCTTAAGTTCACCCCGAACAAAGGTGCAGCAGTTATTAACAAAGTGCTGCACTCTGCAATCGCCAACGCCGAACAGGTGCCTGGCTCTGATGTGGATGCTCTCGTGGTGAAACAGGTTATAGTCAACGAGGGTCCAACCTGGAAACGCTTTATGCCTCGTGCACAGGGTCGCGCAACTCGCATCCTGAAGCGTACCAGCCACATCACTGTCATTCTCGAAGAAAGTTAG
- the rplB gene encoding 50S ribosomal protein L2, producing MAVRKLKPTSPGRRSQTISLFEEITRSTPEKSLTEGLSKKAGRNNYGRITQRRRGGGHKRLYRIIDFKRNKFDIPATIAHIEYDPNRSARIALLHYADGEKRYIIAPVGVKQGDVVIAGETADIKPGNALPMSKIPVGTIIHNIELAPGRGGQFCRAAGAYAQLVAKEGKYALLRMPSGEVRKVLLTCIATVGQVGNVTHEKIRIGKAGRNRWLGNRPKVRGVAMNPIDHPLGGGEGRSSGGRHPVTPWGVPTKGYKTRDKKKASNKLIVKRRGQK from the coding sequence ATGGCTGTTCGTAAGCTTAAGCCTACTTCTCCGGGTCGTCGCTCCCAGACAATTTCCCTTTTCGAGGAAATCACTCGTAGCACCCCAGAGAAGTCTTTGACTGAAGGCCTGTCCAAAAAAGCAGGTCGCAACAACTACGGTCGTATTACTCAGCGTCGTCGTGGCGGTGGACACAAACGTCTTTACCGTATCATCGATTTTAAACGTAACAAGTTCGATATTCCTGCAACTATTGCACATATCGAATACGACCCGAACCGTTCCGCTCGTATCGCACTTCTGCACTACGCAGACGGCGAGAAGCGTTACATTATTGCTCCAGTTGGCGTAAAACAGGGTGATGTTGTTATTGCAGGCGAAACTGCAGACATCAAACCTGGTAACGCTCTTCCAATGAGCAAAATTCCGGTTGGTACAATCATTCACAACATCGAGCTTGCTCCAGGCCGTGGCGGACAGTTCTGCCGTGCTGCTGGTGCATATGCACAGCTCGTTGCTAAAGAAGGCAAATACGCACTCTTGCGCATGCCTTCCGGTGAAGTACGTAAGGTTCTTTTGACCTGTATCGCAACCGTTGGTCAGGTTGGTAACGTAACTCACGAAAAAATTCGCATTGGTAAAGCTGGCCGTAACCGCTGGCTTGGTAACCGTCCGAAAGTTCGTGGTGTTGCAATGAACCCTATCGATCACCCACTCGGTGGTGGTGAAGGTCGTAGCTCTGGTGGTCGCCATCCGGTTACCCCTTGGGGCGTACCTACCAAAGGCTACAAGACTCGCGACAAGAAGAAAGCTTCCAATAAGCTTATCGTTAAGCGTCGCGGTCAGAAGTAG
- the rplC gene encoding 50S ribosomal protein L3 codes for MTEKLGILGRKVGMTRIFVNDGSAVAVTVIEAGPCPVIQKKDAATDGYNAVQIAFGEAKEKHVTKAMRGHFEKAGRGLFRNTCEIRLEEAPELEVGQDITTEIFSAGEKVRVTGTTIGKGFQGVMKRWNFAGMPASHGHEKVHRSPGSIGHATFPGKVFKGKKMPGHMGNVRQTTSNLEVVAVRADENLILVKGAVPGPKNGLVLVRKQ; via the coding sequence ATGACTGAGAAATTAGGAATCTTGGGCCGCAAAGTTGGCATGACCCGTATCTTCGTTAACGACGGTTCTGCTGTAGCAGTTACAGTTATCGAAGCAGGTCCTTGCCCGGTAATCCAGAAAAAAGATGCGGCTACTGACGGATATAATGCAGTACAGATTGCTTTTGGCGAAGCTAAAGAAAAGCACGTAACCAAAGCAATGCGTGGTCACTTTGAAAAAGCTGGCCGCGGTCTGTTCCGCAATACTTGCGAAATTCGTCTCGAGGAAGCACCAGAACTGGAAGTTGGTCAGGACATCACCACAGAGATCTTCTCTGCTGGCGAAAAAGTTCGTGTGACCGGCACTACAATTGGTAAAGGCTTCCAGGGCGTAATGAAGCGCTGGAACTTCGCTGGTATGCCTGCATCCCACGGTCACGAAAAAGTGCACCGTTCCCCAGGCTCCATTGGTCATGCAACATTCCCTGGTAAAGTGTTCAAAGGCAAAAAAATGCCTGGTCACATGGGTAACGTTCGCCAGACCACATCTAACCTCGAAGTCGTCGCTGTTCGCGCCGATGAGAACCTCATCCTGGTTAAGGGTGCAGTACCTGGTCCTAAGAATGGCCTCGTACTGGTACGTAAGCAGTAA
- the sat gene encoding sulfate adenylyltransferase codes for MSKLVAPHGGKGLVCCLLEGAELEAEVKKAEGLKKLDISARAKGDLIMMGIGGFSPLNGFMGKEDWKNVCESFTLADGTFWPVPVTLDASKAEADAIAVGEEIALVRDGIVFATMKVEEKFEMTEADKKWECEKVFKGEGEESADDVFWKIALEDHPGVKMVMAQKEVNLAGPVKVLSEGEYPAEYEGVYLRPAEVRAMFEERGWSEVAALQLRNPMHRSHEFLAKIAIEVCDGVLIHSLIGNLKPGDIPADVRVKAIDTLVEHYFVKDNVIQAGYPLDMRYAGPREGLLHATFRQNYGVNNMLIGRDHAGVGDFYGLFEAQEIFDRIPTPADEGKALLCKPMKIDWTFYCYKCDGMASLRTCPHTKEDRVILSGTKLRKALSEGAEIPDHFGRDEVLVILREYYEGLTEKVEVKMQGAASGDSM; via the coding sequence ATGTCTAAACTGGTAGCCCCACATGGTGGTAAAGGTCTCGTTTGTTGCCTGCTCGAAGGTGCTGAACTTGAAGCTGAAGTAAAAAAAGCTGAAGGCCTCAAAAAGCTCGACATTTCTGCTCGTGCTAAAGGCGACCTCATCATGATGGGTATCGGTGGCTTCTCCCCACTGAACGGCTTCATGGGTAAAGAAGACTGGAAGAACGTATGTGAAAGCTTCACTCTCGCAGACGGCACTTTCTGGCCTGTACCAGTTACTCTTGACGCTTCCAAAGCTGAAGCTGACGCAATTGCAGTTGGTGAAGAAATCGCTCTCGTTCGCGACGGCATCGTTTTCGCTACTATGAAAGTAGAAGAAAAATTCGAAATGACCGAAGCTGACAAAAAATGGGAATGCGAAAAAGTATTTAAAGGTGAAGGCGAAGAGTCTGCTGACGACGTATTCTGGAAAATCGCTCTCGAAGATCACCCAGGCGTTAAAATGGTAATGGCTCAGAAAGAAGTTAACCTCGCAGGTCCTGTAAAAGTTCTTTCTGAAGGCGAATACCCAGCAGAATACGAAGGTGTTTACCTCCGCCCTGCAGAAGTTCGTGCAATGTTCGAAGAACGTGGTTGGTCTGAAGTTGCTGCACTCCAGCTCCGTAACCCAATGCACCGTTCCCACGAATTCCTCGCAAAAATCGCTATCGAAGTTTGTGACGGCGTGCTCATTCACTCCCTCATCGGTAACCTCAAGCCAGGCGACATCCCTGCTGACGTTCGCGTAAAAGCTATCGATACTCTCGTTGAGCACTACTTCGTGAAAGACAACGTAATTCAGGCTGGTTACCCACTTGACATGCGTTACGCTGGTCCACGTGAAGGTCTCCTCCACGCTACCTTCCGTCAGAACTACGGTGTAAACAACATGCTCATCGGTCGTGACCACGCTGGCGTTGGTGACTTCTACGGTCTCTTCGAAGCACAGGAAATCTTCGATCGTATCCCTACTCCAGCAGACGAAGGCAAAGCTCTGCTTTGTAAGCCAATGAAAATTGACTGGACTTTCTACTGCTACAAGTGTGACGGCATGGCCTCCCTGCGTACTTGCCCACACACTAAAGAAGATCGCGTTATCCTTTCCGGTACTAAACTCCGTAAAGCTCTCTCCGAAGGCGCTGAAATTCCAGATCACTTCGGTCGTGACGAAGTTCTCGTTATCCTTCGCGAATACTACGAAGGTCTTACCGAGAAAGTTGAAGTTAAAATGCAGGGTGCTGCTTCTGGCGACTCCATGTAA
- the rplW gene encoding 50S ribosomal protein L23 — MNYTKILIKPLVSEKATFLKEEAQQVTFFVAPSANKIEIKKAVEEAYNVKVAGVNVVRRRPQPRVRHGRTVGQISGYKKAYVTLAAGEKIEFFEGV; from the coding sequence ATGAATTATACTAAGATCCTCATCAAGCCGCTTGTATCTGAAAAAGCTACTTTCCTTAAGGAAGAAGCTCAGCAGGTAACCTTTTTTGTAGCACCTTCTGCTAACAAAATTGAAATCAAGAAGGCTGTAGAAGAAGCCTACAACGTAAAAGTTGCAGGTGTTAACGTAGTGAGACGTCGCCCTCAGCCTAGAGTACGTCATGGCCGCACTGTCGGTCAGATCTCTGGCTACAAGAAAGCGTACGTGACTCTGGCCGCTGGCGAAAAAATCGAATTCTTCGAGGGAGTGTAA
- the rpsL gene encoding 30S ribosomal protein S12: MPTINQLIRKERKKVVKRKKTPALQACPQRRGVCTRVYTTTPKKPNSALRKVARVRLTNGIEVTAYIPGEGHNLQEHSVVMIRGGRVKDLPGVRYHIVRGTLDTAGVADRRQGRSKYGAKRPK; the protein is encoded by the coding sequence ATGCCCACTATCAACCAACTTATCCGCAAGGAACGTAAGAAGGTTGTAAAACGTAAGAAAACTCCAGCGCTGCAGGCTTGTCCACAGCGTCGCGGCGTTTGTACTCGTGTTTACACCACTACACCTAAAAAACCTAACTCCGCGCTGCGTAAAGTAGCTCGTGTACGCCTCACCAACGGCATCGAAGTAACTGCCTACATCCCTGGTGAAGGTCATAACCTTCAGGAACACTCTGTTGTTATGATTCGTGGTGGTCGTGTAAAAGACTTACCAGGTGTACGTTACCATATCGTGCGTGGTACCCTCGACACCGCTGGTGTTGCAGATCGTCGCCAGGGCCGTTCTAAATACGGCGCTAAGCGTCCTAAGTAA
- the fusA gene encoding elongation factor G, whose amino-acid sequence MSAKVAVSKQRNIGIMAHIDAGKTTTTERILYYTGVSHKIGETHDGESNMDWMEQEKERGITITSAATTCFWNDHRVNIIDTPGHVDFTMEVERSLRVLDGSVCVFDAVAGVEPQSETVWRQADRYGVPRICFINKMDRIGSDYWRAVGMISERLGAKPISLQIPIGAEDHFEGIIDLVTGEAIYYDKATKGAEFEIREVPADLQDLYDEKRMEMMEAIAEEDEALLEKYLGGEELTVEEIKAAVRKATISRTIVPVFSGSAFRNMGVQPLLDAVVDYLPSPVDIPAMEGANPDNEEEKILCPCDDKEPFSALVFKLASDPYIGHLSFTRIYSGKIESGMTILNSNTGKKERVGRLLKMHANKREEIKEAYAGDIVAVVGLKNISTGDTICAMDRPVVLESLDIPDPVIEVAIEPKTKADRDALSAALAKLAKEDPSFRVKGDDETGQTLISGMGELHLDIIVDRLTREFSVNANVGKPQVAYRETITKVAKEDHKYAKQSGGRGQYGHVVIEIEPNPEKGYEFTNSITGGVIPKEYIPAVDKGIQDALKSGVYAGFPTVDVKVNLVFGSYHDVDSSEQAFYIAGSMAIKEACKKAGPQILEPIMGVEVVTPEEYLGDVMGDLNGRRGRVQGMNTRANAQVIDAMVPLSEMFGYATDLRSKTQGRANFTMQFDHYEPVPNSIAEEIISSKG is encoded by the coding sequence GTGTCTGCTAAAGTAGCTGTATCGAAACAGAGAAATATTGGTATCATGGCCCACATTGATGCGGGCAAGACTACCACTACTGAACGTATTCTTTACTACACCGGTGTGTCTCACAAAATTGGTGAAACACATGACGGTGAGTCCAACATGGACTGGATGGAACAGGAAAAAGAGCGTGGTATTACTATTACCTCTGCTGCTACAACCTGTTTCTGGAACGACCACCGCGTAAACATCATTGATACTCCGGGTCACGTTGACTTCACTATGGAAGTAGAACGTTCCCTTCGTGTTCTTGATGGTTCCGTTTGTGTGTTCGATGCTGTAGCTGGCGTTGAGCCTCAGTCTGAGACTGTATGGCGTCAGGCTGACCGTTACGGCGTTCCACGTATCTGCTTTATTAACAAAATGGACCGTATCGGTTCCGACTACTGGCGTGCAGTAGGTATGATCTCCGAGCGTCTCGGTGCTAAGCCTATTTCTCTCCAGATTCCAATCGGTGCTGAAGACCATTTTGAAGGCATCATCGACCTCGTAACTGGCGAAGCTATCTACTACGATAAAGCTACAAAAGGTGCTGAGTTCGAAATTCGTGAAGTTCCTGCTGACCTTCAGGATCTTTACGATGAAAAACGTATGGAAATGATGGAAGCTATTGCAGAAGAAGACGAAGCTCTTCTTGAAAAATACCTCGGCGGTGAAGAACTTACCGTTGAAGAAATTAAAGCTGCAGTACGTAAAGCTACTATTTCTCGTACCATCGTGCCTGTATTCAGTGGTTCTGCATTCCGTAACATGGGTGTACAGCCTCTGCTCGACGCAGTAGTTGACTACCTCCCAAGTCCGGTTGACATTCCAGCAATGGAAGGTGCTAACCCTGATAACGAAGAAGAGAAAATTCTTTGTCCATGTGACGATAAAGAGCCTTTCTCCGCTCTCGTGTTCAAGCTTGCTTCTGACCCATACATCGGTCACCTTTCCTTTACTCGTATTTACTCCGGTAAAATCGAGTCCGGTATGACTATTCTTAACTCTAATACCGGTAAGAAAGAACGTGTTGGTCGTCTTCTCAAAATGCATGCTAACAAGCGTGAAGAGATCAAAGAAGCATACGCTGGTGACATTGTAGCTGTTGTAGGTCTGAAAAACATTTCTACTGGTGATACTATCTGTGCGATGGATCGTCCTGTAGTTCTCGAGTCTCTCGATATTCCAGATCCAGTTATCGAAGTTGCTATTGAGCCTAAAACAAAAGCTGACCGTGACGCTTTGTCCGCAGCTCTTGCTAAGCTCGCTAAAGAAGATCCATCCTTCCGCGTAAAAGGTGATGACGAAACTGGTCAGACCCTTATTTCCGGTATGGGTGAGCTTCATCTCGACATCATCGTTGACCGTCTTACCCGTGAATTTAGCGTTAACGCTAACGTAGGTAAGCCTCAGGTAGCCTACCGTGAAACTATCACTAAGGTTGCTAAAGAAGATCACAAGTACGCTAAGCAGTCTGGTGGTCGCGGTCAGTACGGTCATGTTGTTATTGAAATCGAACCTAACCCAGAGAAAGGTTACGAATTCACTAACTCCATTACTGGTGGTGTTATTCCTAAAGAATACATCCCAGCAGTTGATAAAGGTATTCAGGACGCACTTAAATCTGGTGTGTACGCTGGCTTCCCAACAGTTGACGTTAAAGTTAACCTCGTATTTGGTTCTTACCATGACGTTGACTCCTCCGAGCAGGCTTTCTACATTGCCGGTTCTATGGCAATTAAAGAAGCTTGTAAGAAAGCTGGTCCTCAGATCCTCGAGCCTATCATGGGCGTAGAGGTTGTTACTCCTGAGGAGTACCTTGGCGACGTAATGGGTGACCTCAACGGTCGTCGTGGTCGCGTGCAGGGTATGAATACCCGTGCTAACGCTCAGGTTATTGATGCGATGGTTCCGCTTTCCGAAATGTTCGGTTATGCAACTGACCTTCGTTCTAAAACTCAGGGTCGTGCGAACTTTACTATGCAGTTCGATCATTACGAGCCTGTACCTAACTCTATTGCTGAAGAAATTATCAGCAGTAAAGGTTAG
- a CDS encoding YgjP-like metallopeptidase domain-containing protein → MIFREDGTIQYTLKRSKRAKHVRLHVTRTKGLEIVVPHSFNKAWLPSILEKRAEWIRNAAKRLRVPTVGEPLERIPNEIFLTALNSTYTVKYVTDERINKRVVDAQKIIRTATGLLSVECGGQILLPEDACEADCIELLRLWLIRSGREYLPEFLEEVAAQVGIEFKKVQIRLQKGRWGSCSTRGTISLNARLLLLPQHLLQYILLHELAHVRHPNHSQAYWDFLQTLDPNALQHDAEMRDTWQHIPLCFSM, encoded by the coding sequence TTGATATTTAGAGAAGATGGAACAATTCAATATACATTAAAGCGCAGTAAACGGGCTAAACATGTTCGCCTGCATGTAACACGAACTAAGGGGCTTGAAATTGTTGTCCCTCATTCTTTTAATAAGGCATGGCTCCCTTCGATTCTTGAAAAGCGCGCAGAGTGGATACGCAATGCCGCAAAAAGGCTGCGAGTTCCAACTGTTGGGGAGCCTCTTGAGCGTATTCCGAACGAAATATTTCTAACAGCTCTTAACTCTACGTATACGGTGAAATACGTTACGGATGAGAGAATTAATAAGCGAGTGGTTGATGCTCAAAAGATTATAAGGACAGCTACCGGATTGTTATCGGTAGAGTGTGGCGGACAAATATTGTTACCTGAAGATGCTTGCGAGGCGGATTGCATTGAATTGCTTCGATTATGGCTAATTCGGAGTGGTCGGGAATACTTGCCTGAATTTCTCGAAGAAGTCGCAGCACAGGTAGGAATTGAGTTTAAAAAGGTGCAGATTCGGCTTCAGAAGGGACGGTGGGGCAGCTGTTCCACGCGGGGGACGATCTCTCTCAATGCTCGATTATTACTTCTGCCACAGCATTTACTGCAATATATTTTGCTTCACGAGCTGGCACATGTTCGTCACCCAAATCACTCCCAAGCTTACTGGGATTTTTTACAAACGCTAGATCCAAATGCGCTACAACATGACGCAGAGATGCGCGATACATGGCAGCATATACCGCTTTGTTTTTCCATGTAG
- the rpsG gene encoding 30S ribosomal protein S7, giving the protein MPRKGPVPKREILPDPVYGSRLAARFVNRLMLDGKKSTAEKIFYKALDVLAEKTGEDAIRAFEKSLDNVKPHLEVKSRRVGGATYQVPVEVRPDRQVSLSIRWIITYARGRGEQGMVARLSGELLDAFNNRGGAVKKKEDTHRMAEANKAFAHFRW; this is encoded by the coding sequence ATGCCTCGTAAAGGACCCGTACCTAAGCGTGAGATTTTGCCAGATCCGGTATACGGAAGTCGTCTGGCTGCTCGTTTTGTAAACCGTCTTATGCTCGACGGTAAAAAAAGCACCGCAGAAAAAATCTTCTACAAAGCACTTGATGTTCTCGCTGAAAAAACCGGCGAAGATGCAATTCGTGCATTTGAAAAGTCTCTTGATAATGTAAAACCTCATCTGGAAGTTAAGTCTCGCCGCGTTGGTGGTGCAACTTATCAGGTTCCAGTTGAAGTTCGTCCAGACCGTCAGGTTTCTCTCTCTATCCGTTGGATCATCACCTACGCTCGTGGTCGTGGCGAGCAGGGCATGGTTGCACGTCTGTCCGGCGAACTGCTTGACGCGTTCAACAACCGTGGCGGTGCTGTGAAGAAGAAAGAAGACACCCACCGTATGGCAGAAGCAAACAAAGCTTTTGCTCATTTCCGTTGGTAA
- a CDS encoding RsbRD N-terminal domain-containing protein, whose translation MQQIKTIFSEHKETITEEWIAAIFGTYDIDTVGFLRSQDNAFSNPVGNKTKKATAIIIGALADDNLDSDILKPALNEIVQVRAVQKFEADQAMAVLFILKTIIRKHIVPKLSKSEEFADLLELESKIDSLALMGFRIYSECRDKVQRMRVDEFKRKHFQLLKRAERILEKPVGEPES comes from the coding sequence ATGCAACAAATTAAAACTATTTTTTCTGAACATAAAGAAACAATCACCGAAGAGTGGATTGCTGCCATATTTGGTACCTATGACATCGATACTGTCGGCTTCCTGCGCAGTCAGGACAACGCTTTTTCGAACCCTGTAGGGAACAAAACCAAAAAAGCAACCGCTATCATTATTGGTGCACTTGCAGATGATAATCTGGACAGCGATATTCTAAAACCGGCTTTGAATGAAATTGTTCAAGTACGCGCTGTTCAAAAATTTGAAGCAGATCAGGCAATGGCTGTTCTCTTCATATTAAAAACTATCATCCGAAAACACATTGTCCCCAAACTTTCTAAGTCCGAAGAATTTGCTGATCTTCTGGAACTAGAATCTAAAATAGATTCTCTGGCACTTATGGGATTCCGTATTTATTCGGAATGCCGCGATAAGGTTCAGAGAATGCGCGTTGATGAATTTAAAAGGAAGCACTTTCAGCTCTTGAAAAGAGCAGAACGTATATTGGAGAAACCGGTTGGGGAACCGGAATCGTAA
- the dsrM gene encoding sulfate reduction electron transfer complex DsrMKJOP subunit DsrM → MIISLLAVIALGILAWMGSMMGFQYVLAVCLPYTAIIVFLVGFAWRILDWAKRPVPFSIPTTGGQQKSLPWIKPATLDNPTNTAGVWGRMILEVLLFRSLFRNTNVSIEGDRVVYWSSKFLWLFALIFHYSFLIIFLRHFRFFAEPVPFFVNGIEMIDGILQIGAPRLFMTGPLIIVALLYLIGRRIFNQKVRYISLLSDYFPLFLILGLCATGIAMRYFMKVDIATVKVFVMSLLHFAPDTAALAKIGSIFYVHMFFLVVLLMYFPFSKLMHAGGVFLSPTRNMANDSRIKLHVNPWNPEKVYRTYEAYEDEFRVPMVEAGLPVVKKPEE, encoded by the coding sequence ATGATTATTTCACTTCTCGCGGTTATTGCTTTGGGTATACTTGCCTGGATGGGATCAATGATGGGATTCCAATATGTTCTGGCAGTTTGTTTACCTTACACTGCAATAATCGTATTCCTTGTAGGTTTCGCATGGCGGATTTTAGACTGGGCAAAACGCCCGGTTCCGTTCAGCATTCCTACTACAGGCGGCCAGCAGAAGTCCCTTCCTTGGATTAAGCCTGCCACCCTCGACAACCCGACTAATACAGCGGGTGTTTGGGGACGCATGATCCTTGAAGTACTTTTGTTTCGCTCCCTGTTCCGCAACACTAATGTTTCTATCGAAGGCGACCGCGTGGTCTACTGGTCCTCTAAGTTCCTGTGGCTCTTCGCGCTCATTTTCCACTACTCTTTCCTTATTATCTTTTTACGCCACTTCAGGTTCTTTGCTGAACCGGTACCATTCTTTGTAAATGGTATCGAAATGATCGACGGCATCCTGCAAATCGGTGCTCCACGTCTGTTTATGACTGGTCCACTAATTATTGTAGCGCTGTTGTACCTGATTGGTCGCCGTATCTTTAATCAGAAAGTGCGTTACATCTCTCTTCTGAGCGATTACTTCCCACTTTTCTTGATTCTTGGTCTTTGTGCTACCGGCATCGCAATGCGCTACTTCATGAAAGTCGACATTGCTACTGTTAAAGTTTTTGTAATGAGCCTGCTCCACTTCGCACCGGACACAGCCGCTCTCGCAAAAATCGGCAGCATTTTCTACGTGCACATGTTCTTCCTTGTAGTACTCCTTATGTACTTCCCGTTCAGTAAACTCATGCATGCTGGCGGTGTATTCCTTAGCCCGACACGTAACATGGCAAACGACAGCCGCATTAAGCTGCACGTTAACCCATGGAACCCGGAAAAAGTATACCGCACTTACGAAGCATACGAAGACGAGTTCAGGGTACCTATGGTTGAGGCAGGACTCCCGGTCGTAAAGAAGCCGGAAGAATAA